Part of the Tolypothrix sp. PCC 7910 genome, ATGGCACGTTACTGGATTACTATTGCCAAAGCAGGTTTAGCGGAGCAATGGCAACAAAAACCAATCGGTAGACCAAAAACAGTAAATCAACAATATATAGCCAGATTAAAAGAATTGCTCAGTCATAGCCCCCGCAATTATGGTTATGCATTTAGTAGCTGGACATCTCAATGGTTAAGCAAACATTTGGCTACTGAATTTGGTATTGAGATTAGCAATCGCCACATTAATCGCTTACTCAAAGATATGGGTTTAGCTACTCAAAAACAACGCTCATCTAAAAAAGTAGAGTCTCAAGAGATCAAGGCTACTGGTGTGAGAATCAGTGACTTACAATCTCATAGTGATGCTCATATATATCAATCATTCAATCTAGTTCAAATTAATAGATAAATTTGGAATATCAAAGCAAGAATGACAACAAATTTTTCCCAAGAACAAT contains:
- a CDS encoding helix-turn-helix domain-containing protein; its protein translation is MSQNKFENPGNKFFTPEQHQNLLKNLQANLPPEYRKRLEIMLLADMGKSQTEICQILGCSQEMARYWITIAKAGLAEQWQQKPIGRPKTVNQQYIARLKELLSHSPRNYGYAFSSWTSQWLSKHLATEFGIEISNRHINRLLKDMGLATQKQRSSKKVESQEIKATGVRISDLQSHSDAHIYQSFNLVQINR